CCATCGCCGAGCGCGGGCTGGCCGACCTCGCCGAGGTCCGGCACCTGGACTACCGCGACGTCACCGAGACCGGCTTCGACGCGATCAGCTCGATCGGCCTCACCGAGCACGTGGGACTCAAGCAGCTGCCGTCGTACTTCTCGTTCCTGCACGACAAGCTGGTGCCCGGCGGGCGGCTGCTCAACCACTGCATCACCCGCCCGGACGGCAGCTACGGCGCCCGGCCGGGCAAGTTCATCGGCCGCTACGTGTTCCCGGACGGCGAGCTGGAGCCGGTGGGCACCCTGGTGTCGGCGATGAACGACAACGGCTTCGAGGTGCGCCACGAGGAGAACCTGCGCGAGCACTACGCCCTGACCCTGGCGGGGTGGTGCGCGAACCTCGAGGCGCACTGGGACGAGGCGGTCGCCGAGGCCGGGCTCGACCGGGCACGGGTGTGGCGGCTGTACATGGCGGCCTGCCGGCTGGGGTTCGAGCGCAACGTCGTCCAGCTCCACCAGGTCCTCGGCGTCCGACTCGACGGCACCACCGCGCACTACCCGCTTCGCCCGTCCTGGTGACCGACCGGTGAGTTCCGCCGTCCCGGCTGGTCCACCCCTGCGCGGAGGTGAGCAGCCGGGAGGCGGAGATCGCCGAGATCGCGCAGAAGACCACCCCGAACCTGTGGTGCGACACCGAGGCCGACGAGGCCGCGCACCACTGCGCGAGCCTCTTCGAGGACTCGCGGGTCGTGCGGGTCCTCCGGTGCACCGAGGCCGGGCCGGGCGAGTCGGGCACGGTCGTGGCGGTGCAGTTCGAGCTGGCCGGGCAGCGGTTCGTCGGCATCAACGGCGGCCCGCTGTTCCGGTTCACCGAGGCGGTCTCGCTGGAGGTGCGGTGCGCCGCGCAGGAGGAGGTGGACCGGCTTCGGGAGCAGCTCGGCGAAGGCGGCGAGCACGGCCCGTGCGGCTGGGTGGCGGACAGGTGCGGCCTGTCCTGGCAGGTGGTGCCGAACCGGCTGCACGAGCTGATCACCGACCCGGACGAGGCGAAGGTCGCGCGGGTCACCAAGGCGGTGCTCGGCACGGGCAAGCTGGAGGCCGCGGCGGGCTGAGGCGTCACTCCAGGTCGTCGAGGCTCACCGGCGGGACGAAGTCGCCGACGCGGGTGCGCACCCAGAACGCGCCGGTCTCCTCGCGCTCGGCGCGGGTGGTGAAGCGGTAGCGGTAGAAGTCCGCGCGCACCAGCTTCGGCGGGCGGTCCGGGAAGGGGTTGTGCCGCAGCAGGCGCAGCACCTGCTCGTCGTTGCGCAGCAGCGCGCGCACCAGGCCGGGCAGCCAGCTGCGGCCGTAGCTGGGGGAGAGCGCGAGGAACCACATCAGCCAGTCCAGCCGCAGGTGGTAGGGCGCCACCTGCGGCGGGCGGCGGTACGGGTCGCCGGGCTTGCCCCGGAACCCGTACTCGCGCCACTCGCCGCCGACGTCGTCGGCCCCGGAGAGCACCACCTCGTAGCGGGTGCGGGTGATGCTGCCGAACGCGCCGTAGGTGTTGCCCAGGTGCAGCTTGTTGAAGCTGCGGTTCATCACCTGGCGCTTGCCGAGCATGTTGCGCACCGGCCAGTAGCTCAGCACCACGAACACCACGGTCACCAGCAGCACGAGCACGGCGAACCACGGCGGCAGCCCCGACACCGGTGGCGTCGGGACGGGGATCACCATGGCGGAGAACGCCAGCGTGATGGTCAGCAGGTTCAGCCAGGCGAAGTTGCCGCTGAGCACCAGCCAGCCCTGCGTCACCACCACGACCACCGCGGCGGCGGTCGCGACCGGCTGCGGGGCGAACAGCAGGAACGGCACGACGAGCTGCGTGACGTGGTTGGCCAGCACCTCGACCTCGTGCAGCGGGCGCGGCAGCCAGTGGAACCACCGGCTCAGCGGGCCGGGCATCGGCTGGGTCTCGTGGTGGTAGTACAGCGCGGTGAGGTCGCGCCAGCAGGAGTCGCCCCGCATCTTGATCAGCCCGGCGCCGAACTCGACGCGGAACAGCAGCCACGTCAGCAACCACAGCACCAGGGTGGGCGGCGCGACGTGGGCCGGCCCGAGGAAGATCGCCAGGAAGCCCGCCTCGAGCAGCAGCGACTCCCAGCCGAACGAGTACCAGACCTGGCCGACGTTGACGATCGACAGGTACAGCAGCCACAGCACCGTCCACAGCACCAGCCACGCCCACAGCGGTGCCAGGTCGGCGACCAGGGCGAGCACGCTGCCGACGATCCCGGCCCAGCAGACGCCGGCGAAGAACCGGTCGGAGTAGTGCAGGTGGAACAGGCTGGGCGAGTCGCGGAACCCGACGCGCGCCAGGTAGCGGGGGATGGGCGTGAGCCCGCGCTCGCCCAGCAGACCCCGGAACTGCCGCAGCGCGCAGACGAACGCGATGAGGTAGGTGAGGGCCAGCAGGTGCGCGACCACGAACCGCGCGCCCCAGTACTCCGGTGCTGCCGCCCACTCCCACATCGCGTCCACCGTCCCACCTGTCCGACGGGTCTTCGAGCTCGCCCGGCGAACCGCCGCGCGGACCGCCCGGCTCGTGGACTCCTACAATCGCCTACCGACGATGCGGTGTGGAGGGCTGGCGTGCTGGACGACGTGGTGGCGGCGCTGGCCTGCCCGCACTGCGGTGCCGACCTGGACCGGTCCGGCGGCAGCCTGCGGTGCACTGCGAACCACGTGTTCGACATCGCCCGCCAGGGCTACGTGAGCCTGCTGCCCGGCGGCACGAAGGTCGTCGGCGACACCGCGGCGATGGTCGCGGCCCGCGCGGACTTCCTCGCCGCGGGCCACTACGCGCCGATCGCCGACGCGGTGGCCGAGGCGGTGGCCGACGTCGAGGGCTGCCTGGTGGACATCGGTGCCGGCACCGGCTACTACCTCGCTCGCGCGCTGGCGGACTCCGGCCGCGTCGGTCTGGCGCTCGACGTGTCGAAGTACGCCGCCCGTCGCGCGGCCAAGGCGCACCCGCGCGTGGGCGCGGCGGTCGCCGACGCGTGGCAGCGGCTGCCGGTCCGCACGGGCGCGGCCGCGGCGGTGCTCAACGTCTTCGCGCCCCGCAACGCCCCGGAGATGCACCGGGTGCTCACGGCCGACGGACGCCTCGTGGTGGTGGTGCCGAACGCCGGCCACCTGGCGGACCTGGTGTCGGCGCTGGGGCTGCTCACCGTCGACGAGCGCAAGCAGGAGCGCCTGTCCGAGCAGCTGGCCGACCACTTCGACCTGGTCGAGCAGCGCAGCTGCGAGTTCAGGCTGGAGTTGACCGAGGCGGAGGCCGAGGCGGTGGTGGCGATGGGCCCCAGCGCCTGGCACGCCGACCCGGAGGACCTGCGCGCCCGCATCGCGGCACTGCCGGGGCCGCTCACGCCGACGGCGTCCGTCACGGTCGCCACCTACCGCCCTCGGGGCTAGGCGGCGACGCCACCGATCGCTCGGCGCGGGACTCGATCTCCCGGCGGTCAGAGCGTCGGTCGAGGCCGAGCCGTGGCCTGGAGGGGGCCCGCCA
This region of Saccharopolyspora hordei genomic DNA includes:
- a CDS encoding VOC family protein; the encoded protein is MSSREAEIAEIAQKTTPNLWCDTEADEAAHHCASLFEDSRVVRVLRCTEAGPGESGTVVAVQFELAGQRFVGINGGPLFRFTEAVSLEVRCAAQEEVDRLREQLGEGGEHGPCGWVADRCGLSWQVVPNRLHELITDPDEAKVARVTKAVLGTGKLEAAAG
- a CDS encoding lipase maturation factor family protein, producing MWEWAAAPEYWGARFVVAHLLALTYLIAFVCALRQFRGLLGERGLTPIPRYLARVGFRDSPSLFHLHYSDRFFAGVCWAGIVGSVLALVADLAPLWAWLVLWTVLWLLYLSIVNVGQVWYSFGWESLLLEAGFLAIFLGPAHVAPPTLVLWLLTWLLFRVEFGAGLIKMRGDSCWRDLTALYYHHETQPMPGPLSRWFHWLPRPLHEVEVLANHVTQLVVPFLLFAPQPVATAAAVVVVVTQGWLVLSGNFAWLNLLTITLAFSAMVIPVPTPPVSGLPPWFAVLVLLVTVVFVVLSYWPVRNMLGKRQVMNRSFNKLHLGNTYGAFGSITRTRYEVVLSGADDVGGEWREYGFRGKPGDPYRRPPQVAPYHLRLDWLMWFLALSPSYGRSWLPGLVRALLRNDEQVLRLLRHNPFPDRPPKLVRADFYRYRFTTRAEREETGAFWVRTRVGDFVPPVSLDDLE
- a CDS encoding putative RNA methyltransferase, which encodes MLDDVVAALACPHCGADLDRSGGSLRCTANHVFDIARQGYVSLLPGGTKVVGDTAAMVAARADFLAAGHYAPIADAVAEAVADVEGCLVDIGAGTGYYLARALADSGRVGLALDVSKYAARRAAKAHPRVGAAVADAWQRLPVRTGAAAAVLNVFAPRNAPEMHRVLTADGRLVVVVPNAGHLADLVSALGLLTVDERKQERLSEQLADHFDLVEQRSCEFRLELTEAEAEAVVAMGPSAWHADPEDLRARIAALPGPLTPTASVTVATYRPRG